A stretch of DNA from Plodia interpunctella isolate USDA-ARS_2022_Savannah chromosome 11, ilPloInte3.2, whole genome shotgun sequence:
TCTCGATCtcagattttattatctttttaagtCAATATTCTGTGTTAAAAAATGTCGTAAACAATTTCAGtttaatgtacttttattattaaaaacttgtgGCAACACAGGCCCTATAGCCTGGCTAGCAAGCTTTTTCTTCATCTTCAATTTGATTATAGTAACCTGACATATaaaaaagtgatatttttttataaatccacAATAGTAGCCATATGATCCTAATTACTTATAATTGTaaaacacttataaaattatttatttatttagtaatataaaaattaataaaaaatttatttatagttatgtCAACTGATATAAAATGTACTCTACAGGTGAAAACTATACTACCTATGAGACAACTGAGAGTTGAATATGATCAATTTGAACTGAAACGGAGACTGATGACACAGCATGATTTTCTTATGGTTGATACTAGAATCCTGAACCATGTATCACATGTATTGGGGAaaatgttctttaaaaaacataacatgTTAATACCTGTTCGCATCAATGAGAAAGCAGATATTAAGAAAGATATTGACACTGGTTTGCGATCTGTTATGCTGCGTTTGAATGAAGGACATACATCTACTATTGTAGTTGGACACACGGGCATGCCCCAAAAAcaactaaaagaaaatgttatgtCTTTAATAgaaagtttacaaaaaaagttCCCTGGTGGAGAAGCCAATATAAGGTCAATATCTTTGAAATTGCCCTTATCTTTGTCCATACCACTATATGTAACCTTGAGTAAGTATTAGtataacatataattaaattattttgctaaTAGTAACTTATTATTTAGGCATTGGCATTCCAACAAGAGTTCTTGtattcaataataacaaactgataaacatatttattaaaatgtgttgactaatactagtttttttttactctagCAGCAGCTTTTTTTTGTACACCAACAGCAACACTGAAATTTCTTTGTGCGTACTACTTTTGATACATGTCGCACCACATGATACACCAAATTAGGCACCCAAATTCTATTTCAATATTGCAGGATCATCAAATACAATTAATGTACCaagaataatgaataaaaagcCTAAATACTTTACCGAGGTAGAAGATGAATTATCAACGATTCCAGGAAGCAGAGTTCGAGTTGCCCCCGATGGGACAGTGCATGTCTTAAAATCAAAGGATCGAGAGGGGTAAGccttacaatatttgacataaaaaaaaatatttgtaaaaaaaattaaaattaatttattttctgcaGGTTTGAAGACTCTGGTTCTGGTGTGGAGAGTGAAAATGATGAAGTAATGGCAGGAGCAGAACCCGAAagtgttcaataaataattataaattaattgtactGCTtatgataaaagaataaaatattcaatgaaaatttttatttaaatttcaatataatgcAGAATTATGGAAGTACAAACAGTagcttaaaaattatattccaatATGACAACTTAATCGTAAATTCAATATATCTGTGAACATTTCTCATCTCTGAATGATTGATCTTCATAGCCCTCAGATTTGGATGCTGTTGAGATGACAGTCACTTGCATTTTCAGGGGCcatacttttttaaactttttgaagTTCTTCCCTCCCATAGTTTTATCAGCTTCAACTACAATAGGCTCTTTTTTAACAATCAAgtcattattaataacaacTATTGTAGTGCCCAA
This window harbors:
- the LOC128673926 gene encoding ribosomal L1 domain-containing protein CG13096; this translates as MVSMKQPIPEKARSEKTRKKSKLNKIKKSQLKQEKASLKPIKKKQIITKKSINELNNVANKVKLFMPSKYITEKLVEQCLQALEKLTAATKNKNAIFDEETPIFAEIKCIKIQNTRGNIKIVLPYSTAASTGEVCLIVPDLKKGKKPDHEPTIDHWEEILRKANVTAVKTILPMRQLRVEYDQFELKRRLMTQHDFLMVDTRILNHVSHVLGKMFFKKHNMLIPVRINEKADIKKDIDTGLRSVMLRLNEGHTSTIVVGHTGMPQKQLKENVMSLIESLQKKFPGGEANIRSISLKLPLSLSIPLYVTLRSSNTINVPRIMNKKPKYFTEVEDELSTIPGSRVRVAPDGTVHVLKSKDREGFEDSGSGVESENDEVMAGAEPESVQ